The following coding sequences are from one Streptomyces sp. V3I7 window:
- a CDS encoding GntR family transcriptional regulator yields MGTLQLESAPEPKYWHLKTLLSQALDSEFSVGEILPNERDLAARFGVARATLRQALEQLELEGRLHRRRGVGTTVAPPRMGVAVGATAHAWPGAAGDAWQPVDCTRATPPAAVATDLDTDAEEPVHIVRRSRVSHGQPVAAELLYVPDASVPDLSAIDAPSGPARARAVLRELQRLELEGQERAVELGSARADDAKELDRLPGAPVLVVTTRYVAAGRTAALSVATYRADTCRLTFGDSSSEVEIHHGPEQRAS; encoded by the coding sequence GTGGGGACCTTGCAGCTGGAATCGGCGCCGGAACCGAAGTACTGGCATCTCAAGACCTTGCTCAGCCAGGCTCTGGACTCGGAATTCTCGGTCGGGGAGATCCTGCCCAACGAGCGTGATCTCGCCGCCCGCTTCGGCGTGGCCCGCGCCACGCTCCGCCAGGCCCTCGAACAGCTGGAGCTGGAAGGACGGCTGCACCGCCGCCGCGGTGTCGGTACGACCGTCGCCCCGCCGCGCATGGGCGTGGCCGTGGGCGCGACGGCACACGCGTGGCCGGGCGCGGCGGGCGACGCCTGGCAGCCGGTCGACTGCACGCGGGCGACCCCTCCGGCGGCCGTCGCCACCGACCTGGACACCGACGCCGAGGAGCCCGTGCACATCGTGCGCCGCTCCCGGGTCTCGCACGGTCAGCCGGTCGCCGCCGAACTGCTCTACGTCCCGGACGCATCCGTGCCCGACCTGTCGGCGATCGACGCGCCCTCCGGCCCCGCCCGCGCGCGGGCTGTGCTGCGCGAACTCCAGCGCCTGGAGCTGGAGGGCCAGGAGCGTGCCGTCGAACTCGGCTCGGCCCGCGCGGACGACGCCAAGGAACTCGACCGCCTCCCGGGAGCCCCCGTCCTCGTCGTCACCACGCGCTACGTCGCGGCCGGACGCACCGCGGCACTCTCGGTCGCCACGTACCGCGCGGACACCTGCCGGCTGACCTTCGGCGACAGCAGCAGCGAAGTCGAGATCCACCACGGCCCGGAACAGCGGGCGTCCTGA
- the mug gene encoding G/U mismatch-specific DNA glycosylase: protein MTRSPRFTQAELEAARDRLVPDVVAGGLRVLFCGINPSLMTAATGHHFARPGNRFWPVLHLSGFTPRLLKPSEQRELLSYGLGITNVVARATARADELSAEEYVEGGRLLAEKVTRLRPAWLAVVGVTAYRAAFGERKAQVGPQERMIGDSRVWVLPNPSGLNAHWTAATMAEEFARLREAAQA from the coding sequence CTGACTCGATCGCCCCGCTTCACTCAAGCGGAACTGGAGGCCGCCCGCGACCGTCTCGTACCGGACGTCGTCGCGGGCGGCCTCCGCGTTCTGTTCTGCGGTATCAACCCGAGCCTGATGACGGCTGCGACGGGACACCATTTCGCCCGCCCGGGCAACCGCTTCTGGCCGGTGCTGCATCTTTCGGGGTTCACGCCGCGACTCCTGAAGCCGTCCGAGCAGCGGGAGTTGCTGTCGTACGGGCTCGGCATCACGAACGTGGTGGCGCGGGCGACCGCGCGGGCCGACGAGCTGTCCGCCGAGGAGTACGTCGAGGGCGGGCGGCTGCTGGCGGAGAAGGTGACGCGGCTGCGGCCGGCGTGGCTGGCCGTGGTCGGGGTGACGGCGTACCGGGCCGCCTTCGGGGAGCGTAAGGCCCAAGTGGGGCCGCAGGAGCGGATGATCGGGGACTCGCGGGTGTGGGTGCTGCCCAATCCCAGCGGGCTGAACGCGCATTGGACGGCGGCGACGATGGCGGAGGAGTTCGCCCGGCTGCGGGAGGCCGCGCAGGCGTAG
- a CDS encoding sortase — protein sequence MRYTHLGAGIGLALGALGLQIPAAAAEDSDVSIDPWNAAPGSTVTVSTRACDPDADYGKGRSELGGDFHLFQGDEEGVLTGEFQIPEDARPGSDTVTLKCPPLTKVTETYQVTGRSPNGSVDAGFGPAEDNGVGLALGGGLLVTAAAGGLVRMYRRPDDNRA from the coding sequence ATGCGTTACACACACCTGGGTGCAGGCATCGGCCTGGCTCTCGGTGCCCTCGGACTGCAGATCCCGGCCGCCGCGGCCGAGGACTCGGATGTCAGTATCGACCCGTGGAACGCCGCCCCGGGGTCCACGGTCACGGTCAGCACGAGGGCCTGCGACCCCGACGCGGACTACGGCAAGGGCCGGTCGGAGCTGGGCGGGGACTTCCACCTCTTCCAGGGCGACGAGGAGGGGGTGCTCACCGGCGAGTTCCAGATTCCTGAGGACGCCAGGCCGGGCAGCGACACGGTCACCCTGAAGTGCCCTCCGCTGACCAAGGTCACGGAGACGTACCAGGTCACCGGCCGCTCTCCGAACGGCTCGGTCGACGCCGGATTCGGACCTGCCGAGGACAACGGCGTCGGGCTCGCCCTGGGCGGTGGACTCCTGGTCACAGCCGCCGCCGGGGGCCTGGTCCGGATGTACCGCCGCCCGGACGACAACCGAGCCTGA
- a CDS encoding serine hydrolase, which translates to MAVHGTVTAGFEGVREEFAAFLAGEEHAPGAQLVVHRGGERVVDLWSEGVTGESLLGVFSSTKGAAYLVTALLVQEGVLDLDRTVASYWPDFAAEGKAGITLRELLAHRAGVIGLDAGFTPAEAADDRAIAARLAGQRPFWQPGQFFGYHGLVIGALVGEVVVRATGRTLQEWYEERVRAPYGLDLWLGLPESEEPRFLTTLPMLPTPEQQAEIEAAARSPYSLGGIAFNAHAPGNGELYDFPNSRTVRASGQASAGGIGSARGLAGMYAAAAFGLGGDGPLLKPDTAAEFARIHSEGKDLVSGQPQAFGLGFTTFGTHFRSTGAGAFGHSGAAGSLALADPRQGYSYAYTRRRYAFPGGAAPENERLLWSVVRALA; encoded by the coding sequence ATGGCAGTGCACGGCACAGTGACCGCCGGTTTCGAGGGGGTGCGGGAGGAGTTCGCCGCCTTCCTCGCAGGCGAGGAGCATGCGCCGGGCGCGCAGCTGGTGGTGCACCGGGGCGGCGAGCGGGTGGTGGACCTGTGGTCGGAGGGGGTGACCGGGGAGTCGTTGCTCGGCGTCTTCTCGTCCACCAAGGGCGCGGCGTACCTGGTGACCGCGCTCCTGGTCCAAGAGGGCGTCCTGGACCTGGACCGCACCGTGGCCTCGTACTGGCCAGACTTCGCCGCCGAGGGCAAGGCCGGGATCACCTTGCGCGAGCTGCTCGCCCACCGGGCCGGGGTGATCGGCCTGGACGCCGGCTTCACCCCGGCGGAAGCGGCCGACGACCGGGCGATCGCGGCCCGCCTGGCCGGACAGCGCCCGTTCTGGCAGCCGGGGCAGTTCTTCGGCTACCACGGGTTGGTGATCGGCGCGCTGGTCGGCGAGGTGGTGGTGCGGGCCACCGGGCGCACCCTGCAGGAGTGGTACGAGGAGCGGGTCCGCGCCCCGTACGGCCTGGACCTGTGGCTGGGCCTCCCGGAGTCCGAGGAGCCGCGGTTCCTCACCACCCTGCCGATGCTGCCGACGCCGGAGCAGCAGGCCGAGATCGAGGCGGCCGCGCGCAGCCCGTACAGCCTGGGCGGCATCGCGTTCAACGCGCACGCCCCCGGCAACGGCGAGCTGTACGACTTCCCGAACTCCCGCACCGTCCGCGCGAGCGGCCAGGCGTCGGCGGGCGGCATCGGCTCCGCGCGCGGACTGGCCGGCATGTACGCGGCGGCTGCCTTCGGCCTCGGCGGGGACGGCCCGCTCCTGAAGCCGGACACGGCCGCCGAGTTCGCCCGGATCCACTCCGAGGGCAAGGACCTGGTGAGCGGCCAGCCGCAGGCGTTCGGCCTGGGCTTCACCACTTTCGGCACCCACTTCCGCTCCACCGGTGCCGGCGCCTTCGGCCACAGCGGCGCCGCGGGCTCCCTCGCCCTCGCCGACCCGCGACAGGGCTACTCCTATGCCTACACCCGCCGCCGGTACGCCTTCCCGGGTGGCGCGGCCCCCGAGAACGAGCGCCTGCTGTGGTCGGTGGTCCGGGCGCTCGCCTGA
- a CDS encoding ROK family transcriptional regulator, with protein MERLTGGDPSLLRRINSAVVLHALRGADCATLAEITRVTGLSRPTVEGVLEGLVAAGLVTEQAAEEGSARRQGRPARRFRFRAEAGHLLGVEVGAHRVVAVLAGLDGRVLDARTRDVDVHADADVRLDRLGAAVAELLRRTGVARGSLRAVGVGTPGIVEADGTVRLGTALPQWTGLRLGERLRRSVRCPVLVENDANAAAVAEHWKGAARATDDVVFVLAGLSPGAGSLIGGRLHRGFGGAAGEIGALHLLGREAAPERLLSTTDEPLHPLDEQAVAEVFALAREGDPRARAAVDRFLQRLVHDVAALVLALDPELVVIGGWASGLDGVLEPLRAELARYCLRPPRVALSRLGDTAVATGALRLALDHVEEELFAVEGALPVRR; from the coding sequence GTGGAACGGCTGACCGGTGGCGATCCCTCGCTGCTGCGCAGGATCAACTCCGCGGTGGTGCTGCACGCGCTGCGCGGCGCGGACTGCGCCACGCTCGCGGAGATCACCCGGGTGACGGGGCTGTCCCGGCCGACCGTCGAGGGCGTGCTGGAGGGGCTGGTCGCGGCCGGGCTGGTCACGGAGCAGGCGGCCGAGGAGGGCTCCGCCCGGCGGCAGGGACGGCCCGCGCGGCGGTTCCGGTTCCGGGCCGAGGCCGGTCATCTGCTGGGCGTGGAGGTCGGGGCGCACCGCGTCGTCGCAGTCCTCGCCGGTCTCGACGGCCGGGTGCTGGACGCCCGGACCAGGGACGTCGACGTACACGCCGATGCGGACGTCCGGCTGGACCGGCTGGGCGCCGCTGTCGCCGAACTGCTGCGGCGCACCGGCGTCGCACGCGGCTCACTGCGCGCCGTGGGGGTCGGTACGCCCGGGATCGTCGAGGCGGACGGCACGGTGCGGCTGGGCACGGCGCTGCCGCAGTGGACGGGGCTGCGGCTCGGCGAGCGGCTCCGCCGTTCCGTCCGGTGCCCGGTGCTGGTGGAGAACGACGCCAACGCCGCGGCCGTAGCCGAGCATTGGAAGGGCGCGGCGCGGGCGACGGACGACGTGGTGTTCGTGCTGGCCGGGTTGAGCCCCGGCGCCGGTTCGCTGATCGGCGGGCGGCTGCACCGGGGGTTCGGCGGGGCGGCCGGGGAGATCGGCGCGCTGCACCTGCTGGGCCGTGAGGCCGCCCCGGAGCGGCTGCTGTCCACCACGGACGAGCCGCTGCACCCGCTCGACGAGCAGGCGGTCGCCGAGGTGTTCGCGCTCGCGCGCGAGGGGGACCCGCGGGCCCGTGCCGCCGTCGACCGGTTCCTCCAGCGCCTCGTCCACGACGTGGCCGCGCTCGTGCTGGCCCTCGACCCCGAACTGGTCGTGATCGGCGGCTGGGCCTCCGGCCTGGACGGCGTCCTGGAACCGCTGCGCGCCGAACTCGCCCGCTACTGCCTGCGCCCTCCCCGCGTCGCGCTCTCCCGACTCGGCGACACGGCCGTCGCCACGGGCGCGCTGCGCCTCGCCCTCGACCACGTGGAGGAGGAACTGTTCGCGGTCGAGGGCGCGTTGCCGGTACGGCGGTGA
- a CDS encoding RNA polymerase sigma-70 factor: MTTHAVTDVFEEHRRLLTGVAYRMLGRVADAEDVVQEAWLRWSGADHGAVREPRAYLVRITTRLAIDRLRQIEARGEAYVGPWLPEPYVTDYADTVPDTAERAALTDSVSFAVLVVLESLSPLERAVFVLREAFGYPYTDIAAMLDRGEAAVRQLAVRARRHVDERRPRYQVDPGQRRDVTERFLVAAAGGDLEGMMALLAPDVRLVGDSGGKAKAPLRIVESADKVGRFLIGATRKGGTGLSVRFLEINGGVAALALAGDEPDSVIQLDVVDGLVRAVYIVRNPDKLRSLASL; this comes from the coding sequence GTGACCACACACGCCGTGACGGACGTCTTCGAAGAGCACCGCCGTCTCCTGACGGGAGTCGCGTACCGCATGCTCGGGCGCGTCGCCGACGCGGAGGACGTGGTCCAGGAGGCCTGGCTGCGCTGGTCCGGAGCCGACCACGGCGCGGTGCGCGAACCCCGTGCGTACCTGGTGCGCATCACCACCCGGCTCGCCATCGACCGGCTCCGCCAGATCGAGGCGCGCGGCGAGGCGTACGTCGGCCCGTGGCTCCCCGAGCCGTACGTCACCGACTACGCGGACACCGTCCCCGACACCGCCGAGCGCGCGGCGCTCACCGACTCCGTCTCCTTCGCCGTACTCGTCGTCCTGGAGTCCCTGTCGCCGCTCGAACGCGCGGTGTTCGTCCTGCGCGAGGCCTTCGGCTACCCGTACACCGACATCGCGGCCATGCTCGACCGCGGTGAGGCGGCAGTACGCCAGCTCGCGGTACGGGCGCGCCGGCACGTGGACGAGCGGCGCCCGCGCTACCAGGTCGACCCGGGCCAACGGCGGGACGTGACCGAGCGGTTCCTCGTCGCCGCGGCCGGTGGCGACCTGGAGGGGATGATGGCGCTGCTCGCTCCCGACGTCCGCCTCGTGGGCGACAGCGGCGGCAAGGCCAAGGCGCCGCTGCGCATCGTGGAGAGCGCGGACAAGGTGGGCCGCTTCCTCATAGGCGCGACGCGCAAGGGCGGAACCGGGCTGAGCGTGCGGTTCCTGGAGATCAACGGCGGGGTCGCGGCGCTGGCCCTGGCGGGGGACGAACCCGACAGCGTGATCCAGCTCGACGTCGTGGACGGACTGGTCCGCGCGGTGTACATCGTCCGCAACCCCGACAAGCTCCGGTCCCTGGCGAGCCTGTGA
- the purB gene encoding adenylosuccinate lyase gives MTSAPAKPRIPNVLAGRYASTELATLWSPEQKVRLERQLWLAVLRAQKDLGIEVPDEAIADYERVLDTVDLASIAEREKVTRHDVKARIEEFNDLAGHEHVHKGMTSRDLTENVEQLQIRLSLELMRDRTVAVLARLGKLSGEYAELVMAGRSHNVAAQATTLGKRFATATDELLVAYGRIEELLSRYPLRGIKGPVGTAQDMLDLLGGDASKLAELEDRIAGHLGFAQAFTSVGQVYPRSLDYEVVTALVQLAAAPSSLAKTVRLMAGHELVTEGFKPGQVGSSAMPHKMNTRSCERVNGLMVILRGYASMTGELAGDQWNEGDVSCSVVRRVALPDAFFALDGLLETFLTVLDEFGAFPAVIARELDRYLPFLATTKVLMGAVRAGVGREVAHEAIKENAVATALAMREQGAERNDLLDKLAADERLPLDHAQLEALMADKLSFTGAAADQVGVVVARVEEIVKQHPEAAGYTPGAIL, from the coding sequence GTGACTTCAGCGCCCGCCAAGCCCCGCATCCCGAACGTCCTCGCCGGACGCTACGCCTCCACCGAGCTCGCCACGCTCTGGTCTCCCGAGCAGAAGGTGAGGCTGGAGCGGCAGCTCTGGCTCGCCGTGCTACGGGCGCAGAAGGACCTCGGGATCGAGGTGCCGGACGAGGCGATCGCCGACTACGAGCGCGTCCTCGACACCGTCGACCTGGCCTCGATCGCCGAGCGTGAGAAGGTCACGCGGCACGACGTGAAGGCGCGGATCGAGGAGTTCAACGACCTCGCCGGGCACGAGCACGTGCACAAGGGCATGACCTCCCGCGACCTGACGGAGAACGTCGAGCAGCTCCAGATCCGGCTGTCGCTGGAGCTGATGCGCGACCGCACGGTGGCCGTGCTGGCCCGCCTCGGCAAGCTGTCCGGCGAGTACGCCGAGCTGGTCATGGCCGGCCGCTCCCACAACGTCGCCGCGCAGGCCACGACGCTGGGCAAGCGCTTCGCGACCGCCACCGACGAGCTGCTCGTGGCGTACGGCCGCATCGAGGAGCTGCTGTCCCGCTACCCGCTGCGCGGCATCAAGGGCCCGGTGGGCACGGCGCAGGACATGCTGGACCTGCTCGGCGGCGACGCCTCGAAGCTGGCCGAGCTGGAGGACCGGATCGCGGGTCATCTGGGCTTCGCGCAGGCGTTCACCTCGGTCGGCCAGGTCTACCCGCGCTCGCTGGACTACGAGGTCGTGACCGCGCTGGTGCAGCTCGCGGCGGCGCCGTCCTCGCTGGCCAAGACGGTCCGGCTGATGGCCGGGCACGAGCTGGTGACCGAGGGCTTCAAGCCGGGGCAGGTCGGCTCGTCCGCGATGCCGCACAAGATGAACACTCGCTCCTGCGAGCGCGTCAACGGCCTGATGGTGATCCTGCGCGGCTACGCCTCGATGACCGGCGAGCTGGCGGGCGACCAGTGGAACGAGGGCGACGTGTCCTGCTCGGTGGTGCGCCGGGTCGCGCTGCCGGACGCGTTCTTCGCGCTCGACGGCCTGCTGGAGACGTTCCTGACCGTCCTCGACGAGTTCGGCGCCTTCCCCGCCGTCATCGCCCGCGAGCTGGACCGCTACCTGCCGTTCCTCGCCACCACCAAGGTGCTGATGGGCGCGGTGCGCGCCGGTGTCGGCCGTGAGGTGGCGCACGAGGCGATCAAGGAGAACGCGGTCGCCACCGCGCTCGCGATGCGCGAGCAGGGCGCCGAGCGCAACGATCTGCTGGACAAGCTCGCCGCCGACGAGCGCCTCCCGCTCGACCACGCGCAGCTGGAGGCCCTGATGGCCGACAAGCTGTCCTTCACCGGTGCCGCGGCCGACCAGGTCGGTGTCGTCGTCGCCCGGGTCGAGGAGATCGTCAAGCAGCACCCGGAGGCCGCGGGCTACACCCCGGGAGCGATCCTCTGA
- a CDS encoding LacI family DNA-binding transcriptional regulator — protein sequence MGASLKDVAALAGVSVKTVSNVVNGYVHVSAPTREKVQRALAELDYRPNLSARNLRGGRTGVIALALPELDAPYFAELARFVIDAAAERGWTVLIDQTDGLPERELQVLQGIREQLIDGLIFSPLTVGREHLATRTDSTPLVLLGERILDGPTHHVAIDNQRAARAMTEHLLSLGHTRIAAIGAQDSPSANTARLRLAGYRQALKAAGLAHDDRLTPPTTSYHRADGAEAMRRLLDLEQPPQAVFCFNDLLALGALRTALSAGLRVPDDLAIAGFDDIEDGRYSTPTLTTVSPDKAQIALTAVELLEARINGRVRGRRSGSEAREVEADYRLMLRESTAGRGEPAAAPNLDARVPAARDDGRPGGRPVELSSTSPEGGPGAPGR from the coding sequence GTGGGCGCTAGCCTCAAGGACGTGGCCGCACTCGCGGGGGTGTCGGTCAAGACGGTGTCCAACGTCGTCAACGGGTACGTCCACGTCTCCGCGCCCACCAGGGAGAAGGTCCAACGCGCCCTGGCGGAGCTGGACTACCGGCCGAACCTGTCCGCACGGAACCTGCGCGGCGGCCGTACCGGCGTGATCGCCCTGGCGCTGCCCGAGCTGGACGCGCCCTACTTCGCGGAGCTCGCCCGGTTCGTGATCGACGCCGCCGCCGAGCGTGGCTGGACCGTCCTCATCGACCAGACCGACGGGCTGCCCGAGCGTGAACTCCAGGTGCTCCAGGGCATCCGCGAACAGCTCATCGACGGGCTCATCTTCAGCCCTCTCACCGTCGGCCGCGAACATCTGGCCACCCGCACCGACAGCACCCCGCTGGTCCTGCTCGGCGAACGCATCCTCGACGGTCCCACCCACCATGTGGCCATCGACAACCAGCGCGCCGCGCGTGCGATGACGGAGCACCTGCTCTCTCTCGGCCACACCCGCATCGCGGCCATCGGCGCCCAGGACAGCCCGAGCGCGAACACCGCCCGTCTGCGGCTGGCGGGTTACCGGCAGGCCCTCAAGGCCGCAGGACTGGCCCACGACGACCGGCTGACCCCGCCGACCACGTCGTACCACCGCGCCGACGGCGCCGAGGCGATGCGTCGGCTGCTGGACCTGGAGCAGCCCCCGCAGGCCGTCTTCTGCTTCAACGACCTACTGGCCCTCGGGGCGCTGCGCACCGCTCTCTCCGCCGGCCTCCGGGTCCCGGACGATCTGGCGATCGCCGGATTCGACGACATCGAGGACGGCCGTTACAGCACGCCCACCCTCACCACCGTCTCGCCGGACAAGGCGCAGATCGCCCTCACGGCCGTGGAGTTGCTGGAAGCGCGCATCAACGGGCGTGTACGAGGCCGCCGAAGCGGAAGCGAGGCACGCGAGGTCGAGGCCGACTACCGGCTGATGCTCCGGGAAAGCACGGCAGGACGCGGCGAGCCGGCGGCCGCCCCGAACCTCGACGCGCGCGTCCCGGCCGCCCGGGATGACGGCCGGCCGGGAGGACGACCCGTTGAACTCTCCTCGACCTCTCCAGAGGGAGGCCCCGGCGCCCCGGGGCGATGA
- a CDS encoding class F sortase yields MPPGRRTSASRDPFVPASLALAAALTAGAVLLICGVRDVDPPHRRAAQAGSASADLTRPTVRPLRPADPVRLRIAAIGVDAPMTRVGLDAAGAPRTPPPGKPGFAGWYGDGTAPGSAGTAIATGHLDTPTGGPGVFYDLSALTEGATIEISRADRRTAVFTVRAVELHDRKKFPSKKVYGSSGRPELRLITCGGGYTKRTGYLSNLVVYATLTAVT; encoded by the coding sequence ATGCCGCCCGGACGCCGCACCAGCGCTTCCCGAGATCCGTTCGTCCCCGCATCGCTCGCGCTCGCCGCCGCCTTGACGGCAGGTGCGGTGCTGCTGATCTGCGGGGTGCGTGACGTGGATCCACCGCACCGACGGGCGGCCCAGGCCGGCTCGGCTTCCGCGGACCTCACCCGCCCCACGGTCCGTCCGCTGCGCCCCGCGGATCCGGTCCGGCTCCGGATCGCCGCGATCGGCGTGGACGCCCCGATGACGCGAGTGGGCCTCGATGCGGCAGGGGCGCCACGGACCCCACCCCCTGGCAAACCCGGCTTCGCCGGCTGGTACGGCGACGGCACGGCTCCCGGCTCGGCAGGAACCGCCATCGCCACCGGGCATCTGGACACACCCACCGGCGGCCCCGGTGTCTTCTACGACCTCAGCGCCCTGACCGAGGGCGCCACCATCGAGATCAGCCGGGCGGACCGGCGGACAGCGGTGTTCACCGTCCGTGCCGTCGAGCTTCACGACAGGAAGAAGTTCCCCAGCAAGAAGGTCTACGGCAGTTCCGGGCGGCCCGAACTCCGGTTGATCACCTGCGGCGGCGGCTACACCAAGCGCACCGGCTACCTGAGCAACCTCGTGGTCTACGCGACGCTGACCGCGGTGACGTAG
- a CDS encoding alpha-N-arabinofuranosidase, which translates to MPKVPTVRLTLDPGFRVGAVDRRLFGSFVEHMGRSVYTGIYEPGHPAADPEGFRTDVLALVGELGPTVIRYPGGNFVSGYRWEDGVGPVEQRPSRLDLAWRSVESNAFGLNEFMAWTAKAGVEPMLAVNLGTRGTTEALELLEYTNYPSGTARSDLRRTHGVADPYDVRMWCLGNELDGPWQMGHKTADEYGRLAAETARAMKRFDAGLELVACGSSNAGMDTFASWEATVLEHTYPFVDYVSLHAYYDPSDGDTDSFLASAAGMDEMIDSVVATADHVGAKLRDTKKIKLSFDEWNVWYQSRFGGESSLQWQPVPELIEDVYDVTDAVVVGSLLITLLRHADRVGVACQAQLANVIGPIMTRPGGPAWRQTIFHPFARTARHARGTVLRVEPDSPVLETAKYGAVPALWATATHDEDSGEIVLFAVNRGRTDPLSVTVDLRAFPAARVAEHLVLSDADTTAANTAEQPDRVRPRAVVDTKTDDGTLTVELPAVSWTMIRLSTHASAGGTAN; encoded by the coding sequence ATGCCCAAGGTGCCCACGGTCCGTCTCACCCTCGATCCCGGATTTCGCGTCGGTGCCGTCGACCGGCGTCTGTTCGGCTCGTTCGTCGAGCACATGGGTCGCTCCGTCTACACCGGGATCTACGAACCGGGCCACCCTGCGGCCGACCCGGAGGGATTCCGTACCGATGTCCTCGCGCTCGTAGGGGAGTTGGGCCCCACCGTCATCCGCTATCCGGGCGGCAACTTCGTGTCCGGCTACCGCTGGGAGGACGGGGTCGGCCCCGTCGAGCAGCGCCCCAGCCGGCTCGACCTCGCCTGGAGGAGCGTGGAGAGCAACGCCTTCGGGCTCAACGAGTTCATGGCATGGACCGCCAAAGCGGGCGTGGAGCCGATGCTGGCGGTCAACCTCGGCACACGCGGGACGACCGAGGCGCTGGAGCTGCTGGAGTACACCAACTATCCATCCGGGACGGCCCGTTCGGACCTGCGCCGGACGCACGGCGTCGCCGATCCGTACGACGTCCGGATGTGGTGCCTGGGCAACGAGCTGGACGGCCCCTGGCAGATGGGGCACAAGACGGCCGACGAGTACGGGCGGCTCGCCGCGGAGACGGCCCGGGCGATGAAGCGATTCGACGCCGGGCTCGAACTGGTCGCCTGCGGCAGCTCCAACGCCGGCATGGACACCTTCGCCTCATGGGAGGCGACCGTTCTCGAGCACACCTATCCGTTCGTCGACTACGTCTCGCTGCACGCGTACTACGACCCGTCCGACGGCGACACCGACTCCTTCCTGGCCAGCGCTGCCGGGATGGACGAGATGATCGACTCCGTCGTCGCCACCGCCGACCACGTGGGCGCGAAGCTGCGCGACACGAAGAAGATCAAGCTCTCCTTCGACGAGTGGAACGTCTGGTACCAGAGCCGCTTCGGCGGGGAATCCTCGCTCCAGTGGCAGCCCGTTCCCGAGCTGATCGAGGACGTGTACGACGTCACCGACGCCGTCGTCGTCGGGAGCCTGCTGATCACCCTCCTGCGGCACGCGGACCGCGTGGGCGTCGCCTGCCAGGCCCAACTCGCCAACGTCATCGGCCCGATCATGACCCGTCCGGGGGGCCCGGCCTGGCGTCAGACCATCTTCCACCCGTTCGCCCGGACGGCCCGGCACGCCCGCGGCACGGTGCTCCGCGTGGAGCCCGACTCCCCCGTCCTCGAGACCGCCAAGTACGGTGCCGTGCCCGCACTCTGGGCCACCGCCACCCACGACGAGGACAGCGGCGAGATCGTCCTCTTCGCCGTCAACCGCGGTCGTACGGACCCGCTTTCCGTCACCGTCGACCTGCGCGCCTTCCCTGCCGCCCGGGTCGCCGAGCACCTGGTCCTCTCCGATGCTGACACCACGGCGGCCAATACCGCCGAACAGCCCGACCGCGTACGCCCCCGGGCGGTCGTCGACACCAAGACGGACGACGGCACGCTCACCGTCGAACTGCCCGCGGTCTCCTGGACCATGATCCGCCTCAGCACGCACGCAAGCGCCGGCGGGACGGCGAACTGA
- a CDS encoding alpha/beta fold hydrolase, whose amino-acid sequence MTTTVSFKVPSPHGSHGSHDVTVSYARVGRGEPLVLLHGIGHHRQAWDPVVDILAAERDVIAVDLPGFGASPGLPEGLPYDLPTTNAVLAALFEALELDRPHVAGNSLGGLLALELGRERLARSVTALSPAGFWTQAERRWAFGILIALRRIARRLPLPLVERLAATAAGRAALTSTIYARPARRSPEAVVAETLAMARATGFDAALRTGLTVQFTDDVPGTPVTVAWGSRDVLLVPRQGIRAKKIIPRARLIRLPGCGHVPMNDDPALVARVILDGSR is encoded by the coding sequence ATGACCACCACCGTCTCCTTCAAGGTCCCCAGCCCTCACGGCTCCCACGGCTCCCACGACGTCACCGTGTCCTACGCGCGCGTGGGCCGCGGCGAACCCCTGGTCCTGCTGCACGGCATTGGCCACCACCGGCAGGCCTGGGACCCGGTGGTGGACATCCTGGCGGCCGAGCGCGACGTGATCGCCGTCGACCTGCCCGGCTTCGGCGCGTCCCCGGGGCTGCCCGAGGGCCTCCCCTACGACCTGCCGACGACGAACGCGGTGCTCGCCGCGCTGTTCGAGGCGCTGGAGCTGGACCGGCCGCATGTGGCGGGCAATTCGCTGGGCGGGCTGCTGGCCCTCGAACTCGGCCGCGAGCGGCTCGCACGGTCCGTCACCGCCCTCTCCCCCGCCGGTTTCTGGACGCAGGCCGAGCGGCGCTGGGCGTTCGGCATCCTGATCGCGTTGCGGCGGATCGCCCGGCGGCTCCCGCTTCCCCTGGTCGAGCGGCTGGCCGCGACCGCCGCCGGACGCGCGGCCCTCACCAGCACCATCTACGCCCGGCCCGCCCGCCGTTCGCCGGAGGCCGTGGTCGCCGAGACGCTGGCGATGGCGCGGGCCACCGGCTTCGACGCCGCCCTGCGGACCGGCCTGACCGTCCAGTTCACGGACGACGTCCCGGGGACGCCGGTCACGGTGGCCTGGGGCAGCCGGGACGTGCTGCTCGTCCCCCGCCAGGGCATCCGCGCGAAGAAGATCATCCCCAGGGCCCGGCTGATCCGGCTGCCGGGCTGCGGGCACGTTCCGATGAACGACGACCCGGCCCTCGTCGCCCGCGTCATCCTCGACGGCAGCCGCTGA